The following proteins are co-located in the Schistocerca nitens isolate TAMUIC-IGC-003100 chromosome 2, iqSchNite1.1, whole genome shotgun sequence genome:
- the LOC126237069 gene encoding uncharacterized protein LOC126237069 gives MGFSVTVAAASNDTETSVALPHNAQNETTVTVSIRDDSTSHSLLCDVSSDRKRKSKPHPEDWKKNANKILRMREQAYIGYKKSQIGKIAHDTPREARKLGPTCTSKMCQKSIQRKCHQFSVDDRQAVFNTFWETMSWDQRKVYVINFVDVIPTKHPGKNISKYRRKGALIYHLKNKLGRHKVCKKMFLNTLGIKGWTVRYWLDNSTQGMSPETDSSRLRIRQTKKKGERTFVNSLPKLPSHYCRKSSSKLYLKPILQSKQQLHLHGKMSCREVFTIKSGYL, from the exons ATGGGGTTCTCAGTTACCGTTGCTGCAGCATCTAATGACACAG AAACTTCAGTGGCTCTACCCCACAATGCTCAAAATGAGACCACAGTTACAGTTTCCATTAGAGACGACAGTACTTCACACTCATTGCTATGTGATGTAAGCAGTGACAGGAAAAGGAAGTCTAAACCTCATCctgaagattggaagaaaaatgccaataaaattctGAGAATGCGTGAACAGGCATATATTGGGTACAAAAAAAGTCAAATTGGTAAAATTGCTCATGATACTCCAAGAGAGGCACGAAAATTAGGTCCAACATGTACTTCAAAGATGTGCCAGAAATCCATTCAAAGgaagtgtcatcagttttctgttgATGATAGGCAGGCAGTATTTAACACATTTTGGGAAACAATGTCATGGGATCAGAGGAAGGTTTATGTTATCAACTTTGTGGACGTAATTCCAACCAAACATCCAGGGAAGAACATTAGCAAATACAGGAGAAAAGGGGCGCTCATTTATCATTTGAAAAATAAGCTGGGGAGACATAAAGTATGCAAAAAGATGTTTCTCAATACTCTTGGGATTAAAGGATGGACTGTCCGATATTGGCTGGATAATTCCACACAAGGGATGAGTCCTGAGACAGATTCGTCACGACTTCGAATCAGACAGACGAAGAAGAAAGGTGAGAGAACTTTCGTGAACTCTCTTCCAAAACTTCCGTCGCATTACTGCAGGAAATCATCCTCAAAGTTGTACCTTAAGCCTATTCTGCAATCCAAACAACAGCTGCATCTCCATGGAAAAATGTCATGCAGAGAAGTTTTCACCATTAAGTCGGGCTACCTTTAA